ATAGCTGCGGCACGGGTGGCGTGTCGGTCGATCTGATCGAGGCGCATAAATGGTTCAATCTCGCCGCGCTCAAGGGCAGCGAGGAAGGACAGGCGATGCGCGCGGAAATCGCCGGGGAAATGTCGGCGCGCGAAATTGCCGAGGCGCAGCGACAGGCCCGCGCAGTGATCGCGATGACGCAATTGCGCGCAGCCTGAACCCGATCGGGCCTAAACCCGGTCAGGCCTAAATCCCGTCAGGAAAGCCGCACCTCCCCCTTCCGGAACGGGGTTCGTTCAGTCAGCCAGTCCCGGTCGCGCTGCACGCCCTGTCGTTCGCTTTCCAGAAAATCGGCGACGGCGCGGCGGAAGCTGGCATTGGGAATGAAATGCGCGGAATAGGTCGGCTCGGGCGCGTAACCCCGCGCCAGCTTGTGCCCGCCCTGCGCCCCCGCCTCCACGCGCTGAAGGCCACGGGCGATGGCGATGTCGATCGCCTGATAATAGCAAAGCTCGAAGTGCAGATGGGGCACCTCTTCGGTGCAACCCCAATAGCGGCCGTACAGCGTGTCCGCGCCGATGAGGTTCAGCGCCCCGGCAATCGGCCTGCCGTGCCGGAGCGCCAGCACCAGCAGCACCCGGTCCGCCATGCTTTCACCCAGCATCGAGAAAAAGGCGCGGGTCAGATAGGGGCGCCCCCATTTGCGCGCGCCGGTATCCTGATAGAAGGTCCAGAAAGCGTCCCAATGCGTTTCGGTCAGCGCATCGCCGGTCAGGTGGACGATCTCCAGCCCCTCGACCGCGCGCTCCCGTTCCTTGCGGATATTCTTGCGCTTGGCGCTCGACAGATCGGCCAGAAAGTCGCTGAAATCGCCATAGCCGCGATTGGTCCAGTGGAACTGGCTGTCCTCCCGGATCAGCCAGCCCGCCGCCTCGAACAGCGGCACCTGTTCCGGCGCGATGAAGGTCGCGTGGGCGGAGGACAGTTCATTCTGCTCCACCACCGCCTCGATCCCCGCAATCAGCGCCGGGGCGAAACTGTCTTCGCGTAACAGCAGGCGCGGGCCTGGCACGGGGGTAAAGGGCGCGGCGATCTGAATCTTGGGATAATAGTGCCCGCCTGCCCGCTCCCAGGCATCGGCCCAGCCATGATCGAACACATATTCGCCCTGGCTGTGGGTCTTGCCGTAAAGCGGCGCGGCGGCGGCGATCCGTCCATCCGGCCCATCGATGACCAGCGGCAGAGGCTGCCAGCCGCTATTGTCGCCGACGCTGCCCGACCGTTCCAGCACGGTCAGAAAATCCCAGCTGACAAACGGGTTGCCGGTCCCGGCGCAGGCATCCCATTCATCGCGCGGCAGTTGCGCGACGCCCTTGGCCATGCGCGCCACGCACTCCGTCATGCGGCGCGCTCGAAAATGATCTGATCCGCGTGCAGCGCGGCGCGGGCGCGCTCTTCCTCGCTGCGCACGGTCCAGCTCAGCACGGGCATTTTCCGCTGGCGCATATGCGCGGACAGGGGGGATGGCAGGTCGCGAATGTCACAGGCAATAAAATCGGGCTTCGCCGCCCAAAGTGCAAGGGCGCGCCCGATCTTCCCGCGCCATCCCTTGTTGTTTTCGTCCGTGACGACCAACCCGCGCACGATATCGGGCCGGCGGCGCGCGAACCAGCGCATCGCCACGGGATTGAAGGACATCACCGCCGCCAGCGTCTTGGGCCGCCGCGCCAGCTCCTCGGCGACCGCCGCGCAGATCGGGGCGACATGCCGCCCATCCACCTTGATCTCGATGAGCAGAGGAACATCCGTCCCGCACAGGTTGAGCAGGTCGCGCAGGCGCGGAACGCTGCCGCCGTCGGGCAGCATCAATCGATCGATCGCCTGCGCCTCATGGTCGCAGATCGCGCCGGTCGCCCCCGTCATGCGCCGGAGCGAAGCATCGTGAAAGACGATAACCACCCCGTCGCGGCTGAGGCGGACATCGCATTCAATGCCGAAATGACCGGCGATGGCGGCCGAGAAGGCCGCCATGCCGTTTTCGCTGACCCCGCCCCCATGCAGCCCGCGATGGGCGAAGGGGCGTGACGTCAACGCCGCAAGGACATCAGGCCGAACGGACAAGGACGATCGCGTCGATTTCGACCACGGCGCCCAGCGGCAGCACCGGCACGCCGACGGCGCTGCGGGCATGTTTCCCAGCCTCGCCGAAGACCTCCACCATCAGCTCCGACGCGCCGTTGGCGACCTTGGGCTGGTCGGTGAATTCGGGCGTGCTGCTGATGAAGGCGCCCAGCTTCACGATCCGCTCGACCCGGTCGAGGCTGCCAAGCGCCGCCTTCATCTGGGCGATGAGGTTGAGGCCGCAGGCACGGGCCGCCTTGACGCCATAGTCGAGGTCGCGGTCCTCGCCCAGCCGGCCCGTCATCAACTGGCCGTCGGACAGGGAGATCTGCCCGGAAATATGCAGCAGGCCGTTGGCCTCGACCGCCGCGACATAGGCGGCGACCGGCGCTGCGGCGGCGGGCAGGGTGATGCCCAGTTCGGTCAGGCGGGCTTCGATGCTCATTGGGACACTCCTTGAATGGTCGGAAAAACTTCTGGCGCCGGTCCTTCGGCCAGCCGGGCGGCGATCCAGGCTTCGGCGGCGGCCCAATCGTCGATCCGGGCATGGGCCAGCGACGCGGCAGCGACGTCGCGGGCGATTTCCGGTTCGCCTACCATGTGCAGCCGCCAGACGCCCGGCGCATGGTCCGCGACGGAAGCATGATGCTCCGCCAGATCGTCGATGAACAGGGCGACGCTGGGCTGGCGCTCCGCGAGGATGGCGGCGAGCGGACGGCCCTTGCCGCCCTGGTTCCACTGGACCGGAAAGGACAGGCCATGGGATGCGAGTTGCTCCTCGCGCTGGCGGTGATGGCGTTCGGTGATGTTGGTGAGGACGACGATGTCCGCCATGGCGCTCAACCGGCCGAGCGCCTCCACCGCGCCGGCGATCGGCATCTGGCGATGCATCTGCGTGTCGAAAAAGCCGATCAGCAATTCCCAAACCAGCGCCCGCTCCAGCGGCAACCCGCTGTCCTTGTGCCGCAACGCCTCTGCAAAACCGCGTTCGCGCATGTCGAAATGCACATCATGGGTCGCCTCGAGCCATTCCCGGAACGGCACGACCATATGCAGCAGCACTTCATCGCAATCGGTAATGATCAGCGGGCGGTTCATGCGGTGAGGGACTCCTTTGCGGCGATCAATGCTTCCGGCGTGCTGTCGAGGCTTTCGGCGCAGGCGATCAAATCCGGTTCATGATCGGCCAGAAAGCCCAGTACCGCGCCCAGCACCACGGGATCGCCCACGCCCGTCCGCAGCGTTTCGGCGTCCAGCCCGGTCAATGCCAGCAGCCGGTCGGCGCGGCGATCATCCGCCAGCGTCCAGGCAAGCGCCATCAGCGCCAGTACGGATGGCTCTCGAGCCTCGCTTGGACTATGCTGCTTGCCATGGTTAATGTCGGGACGCATGATTGATCTCTATGGGGGGCGGGCTTAGGGCACGCGCTTGACGGATTGGCGGCATCTTCTTGAAACGCGGGTGAGTGGTGGCAAAGCGCGTGCTCGTTGTCGAGGACAACGAACTTAATCTCAAACTTTTTTGCGACCTGCTGCGCGCGCACGGGCGTGAGGTGCTGCCGCTGCGCGACGGGCGCGACCTGCTGGCGCAGGCGCGGGAGTTTCACCCCGATCTGGTGATTACCGACATCCACCTGCCGCATATCAGCGGCCTGGACCTTATCATCTCGCTGAAGGGCGACGCGCAACTGTCATCGGTGCCGATCATGGCCGTCACCGCCTATGCCGGGCATGGCGATGAGGAACGGATTCGCGGCGCCGGGGCGCAAGCCTATGTGTCCAAGCCGATTTCCGTGCTGCGCTTCGTCGAACAGGTGAACGCGCTGCTGTAGCGGCCCGACCATGACTGTCATGCTGTCGTAATCGAACCTTCACCCCTTCGTCGCACAGGCGCAGTCTTGGCGTCATCTGCCTCTGCCATCCAACCGGGCGCAAGGGCGCGGCGTCCCGCCGACGGCCCGAACGGCACACAGGGGTATCATTCATGTCTCATCTGACCGACGAGGCGCGCGCAGCCTTCCGCGATGCGCAGCCCAGGATCACTTCCGGCGACGATTGCCTGGAGGCGATTGTCGCCGCCAATCCGGCACGGCGCACGGTGTTGAAGAACGGCCTGCTGGGCCTGTCCGTGCTGCCGATGCTGGGCGCACTCGCCGCCTGCGACGATGACGATGGTTCAGGCTCGCCCACCCCGACGCCGACCCCCACGCCAACCCCCACGCCGACGGCCAGCTATG
This region of Sphingobium sp. EM0848 genomic DNA includes:
- a CDS encoding DUF3572 domain-containing protein, whose amino-acid sequence is MRPDINHGKQHSPSEAREPSVLALMALAWTLADDRRADRLLALTGLDAETLRTGVGDPVVLGAVLGFLADHEPDLIACAESLDSTPEALIAAKESLTA
- a CDS encoding response regulator, yielding MAKRVLVVEDNELNLKLFCDLLRAHGREVLPLRDGRDLLAQAREFHPDLVITDIHLPHISGLDLIISLKGDAQLSSVPIMAVTAYAGHGDEERIRGAGAQAYVSKPISVLRFVEQVNALL
- a CDS encoding RidA family protein — protein: MSIEARLTELGITLPAAAAPVAAYVAAVEANGLLHISGQISLSDGQLMTGRLGEDRDLDYGVKAARACGLNLIAQMKAALGSLDRVERIVKLGAFISSTPEFTDQPKVANGASELMVEVFGEAGKHARSAVGVPVLPLGAVVEIDAIVLVRSA
- a CDS encoding GNAT family N-acetyltransferase, whose product is MTECVARMAKGVAQLPRDEWDACAGTGNPFVSWDFLTVLERSGSVGDNSGWQPLPLVIDGPDGRIAAAAPLYGKTHSQGEYVFDHGWADAWERAGGHYYPKIQIAAPFTPVPGPRLLLREDSFAPALIAGIEAVVEQNELSSAHATFIAPEQVPLFEAAGWLIREDSQFHWTNRGYGDFSDFLADLSSAKRKNIRKERERAVEGLEIVHLTGDALTETHWDAFWTFYQDTGARKWGRPYLTRAFFSMLGESMADRVLLVLALRHGRPIAGALNLIGADTLYGRYWGCTEEVPHLHFELCYYQAIDIAIARGLQRVEAGAQGGHKLARGYAPEPTYSAHFIPNASFRRAVADFLESERQGVQRDRDWLTERTPFRKGEVRLS
- a CDS encoding SEL1-like repeat protein, which encodes MANSLKSAQFLMESRLPGAASQSAEACFDLGVAYSCGTGGVSVDLIEAHKWFNLAALKGSEEGQAMRAEIAGEMSAREIAEAQRQARAVIAMTQLRAA
- a CDS encoding HAD family hydrolase, which gives rise to MNRPLIITDCDEVLLHMVVPFREWLEATHDVHFDMRERGFAEALRHKDSGLPLERALVWELLIGFFDTQMHRQMPIAGAVEALGRLSAMADIVVLTNITERHHRQREEQLASHGLSFPVQWNQGGKGRPLAAILAERQPSVALFIDDLAEHHASVADHAPGVWRLHMVGEPEIARDVAAASLAHARIDDWAAAEAWIAARLAEGPAPEVFPTIQGVSQ
- a CDS encoding glycerophosphodiester phosphodiesterase family protein, which translates into the protein MSVRPDVLAALTSRPFAHRGLHGGGVSENGMAAFSAAIAGHFGIECDVRLSRDGVVIVFHDASLRRMTGATGAICDHEAQAIDRLMLPDGGSVPRLRDLLNLCGTDVPLLIEIKVDGRHVAPICAAVAEELARRPKTLAAVMSFNPVAMRWFARRRPDIVRGLVVTDENNKGWRGKIGRALALWAAKPDFIACDIRDLPSPLSAHMRQRKMPVLSWTVRSEEERARAALHADQIIFERAA